The genome window ATATGAAAAATAGTTTGATGGAAATGAGTGATAAAATTTTACTCCGTAAACGTTCAATAATAGAAACGGTTAACGATGAACTTAAAAATATTTGCCAAGTTGAACATTCTAGACATCGTTCATTTACCAACTTTTTGTCAAATCTTATCGCTGGAATAATTGCTTATAATTTTCTGCCTAAAAAACCTTCTTTGAAATACGAAACGATTAAAACTAACCAATTGGCTGTATTTTATTAATCGAGTTCAGGTTATAAACTTTGACGACGTATCAACTGAACCCGAACTGCAGCTTTTAACAAAATTGAAGTTAGTAAGAGTTGGACTTTATCCTCACGATGAAGATAATTTTGCAATATTTGATTACACAATTGGACGCAAATTGACCGACTATTTAGTTGTAATAAAAACTGACGAGCATGGGCAATTAGACTATATGACAATGGAAAGCTGAGAAAAGCCTACTGCCAACTACTATAAGTAATACTCATAATATAAAAAGAACCGGGAAAAATTGAAGAAAGAGTAAATAAAGTTAGTATTCTCTTTAACTCCTCAAATAAACCACTATAAATAAGCGTAATAGCAATTTAAAAAAAGTAATGACTATCTTTGCAGCGAAATTTAGAATAATGAAACCTACAAAGAATACCGAAAAGACAACACTGCACCCAAGAAATCTCCACCGATTTGGATACGACTTTAAACTATTGACGCTAAATTACCCCGAATTAAGCGAATTTGTTTTCGTCAACGAACACAGCACCGGCTCGAGCGATAGTGAACAGACGAAGCAAACAATTGATTTCAGTAATCCTGATGCAGTAAAAGCACTTAACAATGCTTTACTTATTACCAATTACGACATACAAAACTGGGATATTCCAGCAAATTTCCTTTGTCCTCCCATTCCTGGAAGAGCTGATTATATTCATTTTCTCGCCGATTTATTGGCAACGGCAAACAATGGTGACATTCCGGAAGGAGAAAACGTTATGGGACTCGATGTTGGTATTGGTGCCAACTGTATTTATCCGATTCTCGGGAACTCTATTTACGGCTGGTCATTCGTAGGAACAGACATTGATGAAAATGCACTTCAAAACTGCAAAAAAATCATTGGTCAAAATCCAAAATTAACCGAAGCTGTCAGTCTGCAGTTACAGGTAAATTCCCGTTTTATTTTCAAAAATATAATAACTCCCGAAGACCGTTTTACGTTTACTATCTGCAATCCGCCTTTCCATTCCTCATCGGAAGAAGCTGCAAAAAATAATCTCCGTAAAGTAAATAATCTGGCATCAAATGCTTCCAAAACAATGACCAGAGGCAGAGCCGAACGGAACGAAGTTAAACCAGTTCTCAACTTTGGCGGACATAATGCTGAATTGTGGTGCGAAGGCGGTGAATTGGGTTTTGTCAAACAAATGATTTTTGAAAGTGTCAAATATCCGATGCAGTGTCTTTGGTTTACAACTTTAGTCTCCAAGCAGTCCAATCTGAATACAATATACAAAACTTTAAATCATGTAGGAGCTATTCATAAAACCATAGAAATGGCGCAAGGGCAAAAAACAAGCCGTTTCGTTGCTTGGACCTTTATGAATGAAGCACAGCAAAAAGCCTGGAAATTTTAGGATTTCAGCAGCCTATTTACTTTGTATCTTTACGGTTCAGTATCATAGACTCTAAAACATGAATTTTCAAGTCATATCCGATTATAAGCCAAAAGGCGACCAGCCGCAAGCCATTGAGAAATTAACTCAAGGTATTGAGGCAGGCGAACAATTCCAAACTTTACTTGGAGTTACAGGTTCAGGAAAAACGTTCACTGTCGCTAATGTAATTCAGGAAGTGCAGCGTCCTACTTTGGTTTTGGCACACAATAAAACCTTGGCGGCACAGCTGTATTCCGAATTCAAACAATTTTTCCCCAATAATGCGGTAGAATATTTCGTTTCTTATTACGATTATTACCAGCCAGAGGCTTTTATGCCTGTTACGGGTGTTTTCATCGAAAAAGATTTATCCATTAATGAAGAGCTTGAAAAAATGCGTTTGAGCACCACTTCTTCTCTGCTTTCAGGCCGACGCGATATTTTAGTTGTCGCATCAGTTTCCTGTCTGTATGGTATTGGAAATCCTGTTGAATTTCAAAAAAATGTAATTGCGATTGAGCGCGATCAGGTTATTTCGAGAACCAAATTACTGCATAGTTTAGTGCAAAGTTTATACTCCAGAACCGAAGCCGATTTTACGCCCGGTAATTTCCGCATTAAAGGTGACACGGTCGAAGTCTATCCAAGTTATGCTGATGATGGATTCCGGATTCATTTTTTTGGAGATGAAATAGAAGAAATAGAAAGCTTTGATGTAAAGACATCCAAAGTTATTGAAAGATACGAAAAACTGACAATTTACCCAGCCAATATGTTTGTCACTTCGCCTGATGTACTGCAGAATGCTATTTGGGAAATCCAGCAGGATTTGGTTAAACAAGTTGATTATTTCAAAGAAATAGGCAAGCACCTTGAAGCCAAACGATTAGAAGAACGGACTAATTTTGACTTAGAAATGATTAGGGAATTAGGTTATTGCTCAGGAATTGAGAATTATTCCCGTTACCTTGACGGAAGAGAAGCAGGAACCCGTCCTTTTTGCTTATTAGATTATTTCCCTAATGACTATCTCATGGTTGTTGACGAAAGCCATGTAACGGTTTCACAAGTGCACGCTATGTATGGAGGCGACCGAAGCCGTAAGGAAAATTTGGTTGAATATGGTTTTCGACTGCCTGCAGCTATGGACAACCGTCCGCTGAAATTTGAAGAGTTCGAAGCCATGCAGAATCAGGTTATTTATGTTTCTGCAACACCAGCCGATTATGAACTGCAAAAATCAGATGGCGTGTATGTAGAGCAAGTAATCCGCCCAACTGGATTATTAGATCCAATTATTGAAATTCGTCCGAGCTTGAATCAAATCGATGATCTGATTGAGGAAATTCAGCAGCGGTGTGAATTGGACGAGCGTGTTCTAGTAACGACTTTGACCAAAAGAATGGCAGAAGAATTAGCCAAGTACTTAACAAAAGTTAGTATTCGCTGCCGTTACATCCATTCGGATGTTGACACGCTGGAACGCATTGAAATCATGCAGGATTTACGAAAAGGAATATTTGATGTTTTGATTGGTGTCAACTTATTAAGAGAAGGTTTGGATTTGCCCGAAGTTTCTCTAGTTGCGATTCTCGATGCAGATAAAGAAGGATTTTTGAGAAGCCATCGTTCGTTAACACAGACCATTGGCCGTGCAGCGAGAAACCTGAATGGAAAAGCAATTATGTATGCGGATAAAATTACTGCCAGCATGCAGAAAACCATTGACGAAACTAGTTACAGAAGAACCAAACAAATCAATTTCAATACAGAAAATAATATTGTCCCGCAGGCATTGAACAAAAAAATTGAAAATGCCTTCACTAACAACAAATTGGCTGAATACGAATTAGGACACACTATGAATATTGCTGCCGAACCGGAAACCGCCTATATGTCCAAACCTGATTTAGAAAAACTCATCCGCGAAAAGCGAAAAGCAATGGAAAAAGCAGCAAAAGATCTGGATTTTATGCAGGCAGCAAAACTGCGTGATGAGATTAAGGCTTTACAAGATAAAATTTAAAAAATCAAAGCAAACCCAGAAATTAGATTTTTCATTTTAAATATTGTAAATTTGTTTCTCTTAAACCACTAAAATCATGGAACTTATTGAAATTAACCCTAAAATAATGCTTGGAAAACCTGTCATAAAAGGAACAAGAATTACTGTTGAGCACATTATTTCTTTACTTTCCCAAGATGTCAGCATTCCTGAAATTTTAGAAGAATACAAAGGATTAGAAAAACAACAAATTTTAGCCTGTCTCCAATATGCTGAAAACATTTTAGAAAAAACTGCTACTCTTGATTTAGACAAAATTGCTTCCTAGTGCGCTTTTTAATTGATGAATGTGTAGGAACATCAGTCTCAGAATATTTAAAATCCAACAATCACATAGTTTTTTCCGTATTCGATGAATGGAGAGGGGCTACCGATGAGGAATTATTACAAAAAAGTATCTTAGAAAATTATATTTTAATTACTTCTGACAAAGATTTTGGAGAAATGATTTTTAAAAGCCAAAAAAAGCACAAAGGAATCATCTTAATAAGATGTCAGCCTAATAATTTCAAACAAAAAATAATTGTTCTGACAAAATTATTAGCAAATTATGCTGATAAATTAGAAAATAATTTTGTTGTGGTTACAAATGAAAACGTGAGGATTATTGTTCCTTAAAGCACATTAAAGATTTCATTTATATTTTACTTAAAGCCAAAAATCAATTAAGCTGTTCCTGAAAGAGTTCCAGCAGTACTTCAGCAGGAATCATAGTGTTAGGAGAATTTTTCATTAATTTCAAAATACGGTTTGTAGCACTTGGATTTAATCCCATATTAATTGCAATCTGACGGATGGCTTCTTCCTCTTTTGGGTGAAGAATTCCGTCACAATGCATCAGCAATGCCAGACGGTAAAATTGCTGAATCCTTTCAAATTCAGATTTAATAACACCTGTAGGCAATTCTTGATGAAACAGATCATTGAATTCATTTTTCTCAATTCCTAATTCCTGAGCTACTATCCAGACGAATTGATATTCTCTCTCATGCAGTCTGCCGTCAACAACCGAGAATGCAATCATATCTGCTAATAATTTCATTTTTTCTTCCTGAGTATTCATCGAATTAGTATTTTTAGCTAAAATATTCATTTTTTCTAAATCTAAAATATATTTGCCTTGAAAATATTTATCTTAATTCCGTTTCTTTTATTTATAGGAAAAACAGATGCTCAAGAAAGTACCGCTTCCAAGCAGATTTCTACTTTTACCATCGAAGCTCCCCAATTAAAAACGAGCCGAAAGATTTGGCTTTATTTACCAAAAAACTACGAAACTTCAACTAAAAAATATCCTGTAATTTACATGCATGATGCCCAAAATTTATTTGACGCCAAAACTTCATTTGCAGGAGAATGGAATGTTGACGAAAAACTTGACAGTCTGAATGCCAAGGTAATTGTTGTAGGAATCGAAAACGGCGGTGAAAAACGTCTCGAAGAACTGACTCCTTACAAAAATGAAAAATACGGCGGAGGAAATGCCGATAAATATCTTGAATTTATCGTAAACACACTAAAACCTGAAATAGACAAAAAATACAGAACGAAACCTAACGCTAAAAACACAACAATTATGGGGAGCTCTTTGGGTGGTTTGGTTTCATTTTATGCCGTTATAAAACATCCTGATGTTTTCAGGAAAGCAGGTGTCTTTTCTCCCGCTTTTTGGATTAACAGAAAAGACATAAATAATTATATGACAAACAGTAAAAAACTTAAGGCTAAAATTTATTTGCTCTGCGGTGATTCAGAAGGCGATGATGACAGTATGGTAACCGACCTCAATTACATCGAAAAATCACTGAACACCAACCGCTGTTACTGTCTGCATCTCAACAAAAAAGTAATTGTAAAAGGAGGCCATCACAACGAGAAATTATGGCGTGATAATTTTGACGATGCTGTTCTTTGGCTTGGATATTAATTCTTCAGGCTTCTAAATAAAAAGCTTATTTTTTCGAATATTCTTTTTCCATTTGATTAATGATACCTCTTATGGATTCAGCGCCAATTCCTTTGGCCTTTATAACTTTATTTTTGTCCAGAATATAAATCACCGGCGTTGTCACCACATCATATTTATCTTTAAGGTTATTAATATGAACTCCGTCATACACATTAATCCAGTCGATTTTATTATCTATGATGTATTTTTTATATTTATCAAATTCATTCTGCGTATAAACCCCAAAAACCTTAACATCTTTCTTTTCTTTCAATAATTCATGATAAAGTTCCAATATTATAGGGACTTCTTTTTGGCAGTGACTACAGTCTACATCCCAAAAAAGAAGAATCAGATAATCTGCTTTTACGCTGGATAACCTCATATAGTTTTTTTCGATTTCCTCTTTATTTGCATAATAAATTTTGGTAATCTCTTCGCCGGTTTTCGCTGTATCAAAACCCATTTTCGCAATTTTATCATGACCAGGAATATCTATCATATAGAGCTCTGGAGCTGTTTTCCCAAGCTGCAGCGGTGTTAGAACATTACCCCTGTTTATAATAATTTTGATAACACTATCATCATAAACACCTTTGGCTTTGCCTGTTTTAAAATAATTGTCCACCATGTAAACAAACACTTTGTCCATTCCCATTATTTTTGGAATCTCATAAGTCGAAGTAAAATAAGCTAATAAAAACATATTCATTTTAGTGCCTTGCTTAGTTTTGAGCATCATTCGATCAATCTCAACACAAATTGAATCGGGATTCTGAACAACAACATTATTAAAATATTGTTTTATTTTATTTGCAAAAAAAGGATTGTTCAGCATCGCATCATCTTCAAAATTAACTCCATGCCAAAAATGCTTTTTGTAATAGTTATAAGAATAAATACTATCGGGTCTGCCATTGGAAGCTTTCGGGATATCCTTTGCAGTTTTCTCCGATTTTAAATTGATCATTTCAGAAAGATAATTTCCTTTGTTTTGCGTAATTACATTCAAATCAGTTTCTACAATAGCCTCATTCAAGACTTTGAATTCCTTAGTTATAATTGCAGAAGAATCTGATTTTTTCTGCTCTTTTATTGATTTTTTAAAACTGTCGAATTCTTTATTTTTGGCAGATACAAAACGAATATAATTAAAGAAATTTTCATTTTGTTTCGAATTAATGGCTTTCAGATTTTCGAGTAAATTGGATTTATCAGAAGTGATTTGCAGTTTTTGTGATTGCTCATCAATAATAAAATCAAAATAATTCCCTTTCTCCTGACTGAGTAAAAAGTAGACTCCTTTGTCTAAATTTTTCTTTCCCTTAAACACAATATTTCCATTGATCACTTTTTTGCAAGTATCGGAAATATATAATTTATCAAATTGGTAATAGGCCAGATAGGCTACTGTATCTTTACAGTTCTTCAAATTAATTTTAATCTCATGACCAGTCTGAGCTTGTACAGACAATAAACAAAAAAAGAGAACAAAACTTAGTGCAATTTTCTTCATAGTTCAAAATAATCTTTAAAGACAATATCATTTTATCCGTCAAAAATAATCGAATTAAAATTTATTTTCAAGACTAACAATATTATTTATTTTAAGTAACAGAGAATCGTAATTCTTAATTCATAAATCGTAATTAGCAAATGCTTATCTTTGCACTTTAAACATACAAAAATGACAAATAACGATATATTCAAAAAGCTTCGGGTAGCATTAATGCTCCGTGATGACCAAATAGTGGAAATTTTAGAATTGGTAGATTTCCGAATTTCAAAATCTGAATTGGGAGCTTTTTTCCGTGATGAAAAACATGAAAACTATATGGAATGCGGTGATCAGGTACTCCGTAATTTCCTAAACGGATTGGTAATTCATTTGAGAGGAACAAAAGAAAATCCAAAAAATCCGAATGACGTTATTGCCAAACACAAAGCGCAAATCCCTGTAAAAAATAATGATTCCAAAAGACCTGAGTTTAAGCCAAAAACCAAAGACCCAGAAAAAGAAAGAGCTGATCAAGCTCCAGGAAAATTAAATTCTGCAGTTAAAAAACCAGCAAAAAAACAATTCCCAAAAGGTAACGGTAAACCGTCAGTTGTAGAAAAAGTGAAATACAATTTCGGCAAAAACAAAAAATCCTAAGTTTTCTTAGGATTTTTTGTTTACAGTAATATCACTCAAGAGCTAATTAAGAACTGCAGCTCAACATCGAACAGCCTACTTTATCCCTAGCCCAGTCAGGTCTTTTGGCAAACCATTTTTGGTTCTCCGGCTGTTCTTCATAAGGCTTTTTTAGCAATTCAAACAATTCATTCAGTAAAGAATAATCACCTTTATCGGCATCATCAATACATAATTGAGCCATATAATTTCGCAAAACATATTTAGGATTCACTGAATTCATCTGCTCTTTTCTTTCAGCATCTGTAAGCGTTTCTTCATTTATTCTGCTGCTATAATGCCCAAGCCAGATTTTCCAGTTATCCAAAACAGATTCTTCAAGATTTTGTTTATTGTAAAAAGCTTCGGCTATTTTATCAAAAGCAATTACATCTGAATCTTCTTTTAGAATAATACCCAAATTTCTAAAGAAAATAGTCATATCAGTTTCTGTCAATTGAAGCAGTTCAGTCAAACTTTCAATTAGAACAGCATCTTGATCCTTAATTATTCTAAAACCGAGTTTATTGCGCATCATATTCAAGTACTCTGTTTCATAATCACTGCTAAAAGCTTTTAAAATTTCCTCAAGCGGTTTAGCATCGTTTATCAAAGGAAACAAAGCATTTGCCAATTGATATAAATTCCATAAAGCAACATTAGGCTGATTACCGAAGCGGTATCTTTTATTCTGTCTGTCGGTTGTATTTGGAGTCCAATTTGGGTCGTAATCTTCCAGCCAGCCATAAGGACCATAATCTATAGTTAATCCGTGAATCGACATATTATCAGTATTCATTACACCGTGAACAAAACCAACTCTCTGCCAATGCACAATCATCTCTCGCGTAGTTTTGGATACCGTTTTAAAAAATTCCAGATACTTTTCCGCACCTTCACTTTTTATATCTGGAAAATGATGTTTGATAGTATAATCAGCCAGTAATTTGAGATTAACACGATCATTTCGGGAATAAAATAATTCAAAACTGCCAAAACGAATAAACGAAGGCGCAACCCTGCAGACAATAGCTCCTTTCTCGTAAGCAGGATTTCCGTTATAGAGAATATCACGTAAAACCTGATCACCTGAAAGCATCAGCGAAAGCGAACGCGTAGTAGGCACACCTAGATAATACATCGCTTCGGCACACAAATATTCCCTTATTGAAGAACGCAGTACAGCAAAACCATCTGCTGTGCGGGAATAAGGCGTTGGCCCTGCTCCTTTTAACTGCAATGTATATGATTTATCATTATAAACCACTTCGGTTAGATTAATCGCGCGGCCGTCACCTAATTGTCCAGCCCAACTCCCAAACTGATGCCCCGCATAAGCTAAAGCATATGGTCGGGTTTCCGGATAAAGACTATTTCCTGAAAAAACATTCAAAAAATCCTCTGATAAAACATCTTCATGAGACATTCCCAACAAATCAGCCACGTCTTCTGATACATGAATCAAAGAAGGATCTGAAGGCTGTTTTGGCAGTACATAGGAAAAACAGGCTTTTTCTACCTGTCTTGGAATATTGGTTTCATTAGAATCGGCAGGCAGTTCGGCTGTAAAAGTATTTTGGATATGAAGTTTCATTTCTTGCTGAATTAATATTATGTAAAGTTATTCCATATCTGAGACATAATTGAAACCCTGCAATAACTTTATTTTATATGCGTCTTCGATATACTTATGAAGTGAAAGTAAAACGATATTTATAAAATGCAGACAACAGATAATTTTGAAGATTCCGAAATATTAATTTAGTTTTGCTAAAAAACTCATGAAATCATTTGATGTAGCTATTATTGGCAGTGGTCCTTCAGGAGCATCGGCAGCTTTTGAATTATCCAAATCAGGAATTTCAACAGTAATTATAGAAAAAGAAACCTTACCAAGGTATAAAACTTGTGGCGGAGGTCTTGTTTTTAGAGGGCTGAAAATGATGCCATTTGACATATCTTCTGTAGTTGAGAAAGAATTCTATGCAATTGACACTTATTTTTCCCAAAAACATCCCTGCATAACAACCAGAAGAAAAGAACCAATCGTCAGCATGGTAATGCGTGATGCTTTTGATAATTTAATTGTTGAAAAAGCCAGAAACAATGGAGTCACTTTATTACAGAATCATAAAGTAGTAGACATTACATTTGGAGAAACCCAGACAATCCATACAACTGAAGGAGATGTTACTGCAAAATTTATTATCGCTGCAGACGGCGCATTAAGCCCAATAGCAAAAATAGCGGGTTGGAAAGAAACAAGAACAATAATTCCGGCATTAGAATATGAAGTTGAAGTTCCAGCAGCCGATTTTGAACGATTGTCAAATGATGCACGTTTTGATATTGATGCAATTCCTTATGGGTACGGATGGTGTTTTCCTAAAAAAAATCATCTTTCGATTGGCGTTGCTGTTGTCATAAAAACCAATAAAAAAATCAACCTTAAAGAATATTATGCTGCCTATTTAAAAAGATTAGGTATTACCGAAATTCTTAAAGAAGAAGGACATGGTTTTGTTATTCCCGTAGCACCTAGAACAGATTTTTTTGTTCAAAAAAATGTTTTTTTAACTGGAGATTCTGCGGGTCTCGCCGATCCATTAGTTGCAGAAGGTATTTCAAATTCTATTTTAAGCGGCATACAGGCAGCCGAAGCAATCATCGAAAGTCAATTAGATCCCGAAAAAGCTGCAGTTTTATATACTGAAAAATTAAAAACCGGCATTCTGCCTGAAATCGAAAAGGCCAAAGTGCTCTCCTACCATTTCTACAGCAAAAAAAGCTTCAGAAATATTATTTTAATGAAATACGGACAATATGCAGCCGAAGCACTGACTGATTTGTTTATGGGAGAAAGAACATACCCAAAAGACTACTTAAAAAGCATCACCAAAAAAATTAAAGACGCTATTTTTTTTTAAAACCATAAAATCTGCAGATTCATTAACTCCATAAAAAAAATCCTGAGCATAAACTCAGGATTTTTAGTATAATAAATTGTCTTATTGAATTAAGATAGAGCAGCCTGAACTTGATCAGCAGCTTCTTGAAACTGTACAGCAGATAAAATCGGCATTCCAGAATTATCAATTAATTCTTTTGCTATTTCAGCATTTGTACCTTGCAGACGAACAATGATTGGCACTTTAATAGCGTCTCCCATGTTTTTATAAGCATCAACAACACCTTGAGCAACACGGTCACAACGAACGATTCCTCCAAAAATGTTAATTAAAATTGCTTTTACGTTTTGATCTTTCAAGATAATACGGAAAGCTGTTTCAACACGTTTTGCATCTGCAGTTCCTCCGACGTCAAGGAAGTTTGCTGGTTCAAAACCTGCATATTTAATCAAATCCATAGTTGCCATTGCAAGACCGGCACCGTTTACCATACATCCCACTGTTCCGTCAAGATCTACGTAGTTCAATCCTACCTCTTTAGCTTCAACCTCGATTGGATTTTCCTCACGGATATCACGCATATCAGCATATTTCTTTTGTCTGAATAAAGCGTTATCATCAATATTTACTTTAGCATCAACAGCTAAAATTTTATCATCAGAAGTTTTTAAAACTGGATTGATTTCAAACATAGAAGCATCAGAACCAATGTAAGCATTGTATAATGAATCAATGAATTTAACCATTTCTTTGAAAGCATTTCCAGAAAGACCTAAGTTGAAAGCAATTCTTCTTGCTTGGAAACCTTGCAAACCAACAGCTGGATCAATTTCTTCTGTAAAAATTAAGTGCGGTGTGTGCTCTGCAACTTCTTCGATATCCATACCTCCTTCAGTAGAATACATAATCATGTTGCGTCCTGTAGCTCTGTTTAAAAGAACAGAAACATAAAACTCAGAAGTTTCGCTTTCACCTGGATAATATACATCCTCAGCAATTAAAACTTTGTGAACTTTTTTTCCTTCAGCAGAAGTCTGTGGCGTAATTAACTGCATTCCGATGATTTCTTCTGCAATTCCTTCTACTTTGTCAATTCCTTTAGCAAGTTTAACTCCACCGCCTTTTCCACGGCCGCCTGCGTGAATTTGTGCTTTAACCACATACCAGCTTGTACCAGTTTCAGTAGTTAATTGTTTTGCAGCAGCTACAGCTTCTACTGAACTATTAGCTACAATACCGCGCTGAATGCGGACTCCGTAGCTAGCTAAAATCTCTTTTCCTTGATATTCGTGTATGTTCATAATTTATGTTTTGACTGGATCCTGAATTTATTTCAGATCGAAAGTGGCACAAAAATAGCAAAATTTAATTTAATTGAAATTTTTTTTAAGCATATATCCTGCTTACTTTTAAAAATGTGACCAATACTCAATCAGATAAACTAAATTTAAAAATAATCATATATTTTGTTAAAATAATCACTCAGATGAAGTATAACCCTATATTTATTACAAAAAAAGACTCTTTTAAAAAATAAAAAAAATATTTATTGCTGATATGTCAATTCAAAAGTAAAAAATCAGCATTATTGTCAATTATACATTACTTTTTTAATTTTATAACAAAAATCAAGCCTTATGCAATAGATTCATTCGTTATATGTTAAGAAATATTTAATTTTGTAAAAAAAAATATCAAGCATGAGAGTTAAAGAACAAGGGCTTTATTTACCCGAATTTGAGCACGACAACTGTGGCGCAGGATTTATATGTAATTTGAACGGAATTAAGTCTAATGACATTATTCATAAGGCTCTGGACATCCTAATCAAGCTGGAACATCGTGGAGCGGTAAGCTCGGATGGAAGAACTGGAGACGGAGCTGGAATCTTATTTGATATCCCACATGATTTCTTCAAAAAAGTCTGTGATTTTGAAATCCCGGAAGTTAGAGAATATGCTGTAGGTATGACATTTATGCCAAAAAGCCCTAACCAGGTTGCTTTTTGTAAAGAAACTTTTGAATCTGCCATAAAAGATCAAAACCTATCAATTTTAGGATGGAGAGATGTTCCTGTGGATGTTTCTAATTTAGGACAGATTGCAGCAGAAAAAGAACCAACCGTTAAACAGGTATTTGTTGGTAAAAATGGTTTAGATATTACTGAGCAGCAGTTCAATGCCAAATTATTTATGGCTAGAAAAATTGCTGAACATAAAATCCGCAATTCAAGAACTTCTGAAAGTCATATGTTTTACTTTTCAAGCTGTTCTACAACTACTATAATATATAAAGGACTATTGATGCCGGAAGACATCAGCAGATACTATACTGATTTATTAGACAGTGACTTGGTAACCCGTTTAGCTTTGGTTCATCAGCGTTTCTCTACAAACACTTTCCCTTCCTGGGATTTGGCACAGCCATTTAGATACATGTGTCACAATGGTGAAATCAATACATTAAGAGGAAACGTGAGCAGAATGCGTGCCCGCGAAGAATTGATGAAAAGTGATGTTTTTGGAGAAGATTTGAAAAAATTATTCCCAATCATCTTAGAAGGAAAATCAGATTCAGCTTCTATGGACATGGTTGTCGAGTTATTATTAATGACTGGACGCTCTTTACCTGAAGTAATGATGATGGTTGTTCCTGAAGCATGGGAAAAACACAAAACCATGTCGGATGAGAAAAAAGCATTCTACGAATACAATGCCTGTATCATGGAACCATGGGACGGTCCTGCTTCTATACCTTTTACTGACGGTAATGTAATTGGTGCATTATTGGACAGAAACGGATTGCGTCCATCTCGTTATACATTGACAAAAAGCGGATTTGTAATCATGTCATCAGAAATTGGTGTTCTTGACATCAAACCGGAAGATGTAGTACAGCACGGAAGACTGGAGCCAGGGAAAATGTTCCTTGTGGACATGAATGAAGGCC of Flavobacterium marginilacus contains these proteins:
- a CDS encoding alpha/beta hydrolase — its product is MKIFILIPFLLFIGKTDAQESTASKQISTFTIEAPQLKTSRKIWLYLPKNYETSTKKYPVIYMHDAQNLFDAKTSFAGEWNVDEKLDSLNAKVIVVGIENGGEKRLEELTPYKNEKYGGGNADKYLEFIVNTLKPEIDKKYRTKPNAKNTTIMGSSLGGLVSFYAVIKHPDVFRKAGVFSPAFWINRKDINNYMTNSKKLKAKIYLLCGDSEGDDDSMVTDLNYIEKSLNTNRCYCLHLNKKVIVKGGHHNEKLWRDNFDDAVLWLGY
- a CDS encoding DUF5615 family PIN-like protein encodes the protein MRFLIDECVGTSVSEYLKSNNHIVFSVFDEWRGATDEELLQKSILENYILITSDKDFGEMIFKSQKKHKGIILIRCQPNNFKQKIIVLTKLLANYADKLENNFVVVTNENVRIIVP
- a CDS encoding DUF2004 domain-containing protein, which codes for MKLVRVGLYPHDEDNFAIFDYTIGRKLTDYLVVIKTDEHGQLDYMTMES
- the rlmF gene encoding 23S rRNA (adenine(1618)-N(6))-methyltransferase RlmF gives rise to the protein MKPTKNTEKTTLHPRNLHRFGYDFKLLTLNYPELSEFVFVNEHSTGSSDSEQTKQTIDFSNPDAVKALNNALLITNYDIQNWDIPANFLCPPIPGRADYIHFLADLLATANNGDIPEGENVMGLDVGIGANCIYPILGNSIYGWSFVGTDIDENALQNCKKIIGQNPKLTEAVSLQLQVNSRFIFKNIITPEDRFTFTICNPPFHSSSEEAAKNNLRKVNNLASNASKTMTRGRAERNEVKPVLNFGGHNAELWCEGGELGFVKQMIFESVKYPMQCLWFTTLVSKQSNLNTIYKTLNHVGAIHKTIEMAQGQKTSRFVAWTFMNEAQQKAWKF
- a CDS encoding TerB family tellurite resistance protein, whose product is MNILAKNTNSMNTQEEKMKLLADMIAFSVVDGRLHEREYQFVWIVAQELGIEKNEFNDLFHQELPTGVIKSEFERIQQFYRLALLMHCDGILHPKEEEAIRQIAINMGLNPSATNRILKLMKNSPNTMIPAEVLLELFQEQLN
- the uvrB gene encoding excinuclease ABC subunit UvrB, whose product is MNFQVISDYKPKGDQPQAIEKLTQGIEAGEQFQTLLGVTGSGKTFTVANVIQEVQRPTLVLAHNKTLAAQLYSEFKQFFPNNAVEYFVSYYDYYQPEAFMPVTGVFIEKDLSINEELEKMRLSTTSSLLSGRRDILVVASVSCLYGIGNPVEFQKNVIAIERDQVISRTKLLHSLVQSLYSRTEADFTPGNFRIKGDTVEVYPSYADDGFRIHFFGDEIEEIESFDVKTSKVIERYEKLTIYPANMFVTSPDVLQNAIWEIQQDLVKQVDYFKEIGKHLEAKRLEERTNFDLEMIRELGYCSGIENYSRYLDGREAGTRPFCLLDYFPNDYLMVVDESHVTVSQVHAMYGGDRSRKENLVEYGFRLPAAMDNRPLKFEEFEAMQNQVIYVSATPADYELQKSDGVYVEQVIRPTGLLDPIIEIRPSLNQIDDLIEEIQQRCELDERVLVTTLTKRMAEELAKYLTKVSIRCRYIHSDVDTLERIEIMQDLRKGIFDVLIGVNLLREGLDLPEVSLVAILDADKEGFLRSHRSLTQTIGRAARNLNGKAIMYADKITASMQKTIDETSYRRTKQINFNTENNIVPQALNKKIENAFTNNKLAEYELGHTMNIAAEPETAYMSKPDLEKLIREKRKAMEKAAKDLDFMQAAKLRDEIKALQDKI
- a CDS encoding DUF433 domain-containing protein yields the protein MELIEINPKIMLGKPVIKGTRITVEHIISLLSQDVSIPEILEEYKGLEKQQILACLQYAENILEKTATLDLDKIAS